The genomic interval GGCGATCATGATGACGTCGCTGGAACCCTGTACCAGGGAGCGGAAGTGGTTCTCCTTCTGCGCCAGTTCCTGGGTGAGGGTGATGTTGTCGATGAGCATGATGCCCTGGCGCACGACGAGGGCGAGGACCACACAGCCCGCGGTGATGAGCACCACGCGGTCGGGGCTGCGGCCGTTGAGGACGTTGTAGAGAATCCCCAACGTGCAGACGGCGGCGGCGAGATACGGGGTGAGCGCGGCCAGCGAACCCGCGATGGGCCGGGTGGCCGGATACCGCCCGTGGTCGGCGCCGGGCGCGACGGCCTGCGGCGGGACTCCGGTGCGCCGCCCGGGCCGGTGCTCGTGCACCACGCGCGTGTGCCCGTCGTCCTCGGGGGTGTGCCGGGGCGTGGCCCAGGGGGCGTAGGCGAGGAGCAGCGAGCCGGCGAACCAGCCCGCGTCGAGCAACTGGCCCGAGTGGTAGTTGTTGTGGAGCAGCGGCGAGGTGAACAGGGCGTCGCACATCACGGTCAGGGCGAGTGCGCCGATCGCGGTGTTCACCGCGGTGCGGTTGACCGAGGAGCGCCGGAAGTGCAGCGCGAGCACCATGCTGACGAGCGCGATGTCGAGCAGCGGGTACGCCAGCGACAGCGCCGTGTGGGCCACGCTCGGCCCGTCGAACTTGGCGGCCTGGGCCAGCGCGAGGCTCCAGGACAGCGTGAGCAGCGAGCCCCCGATCAGCCAGGCGTCGAGCGCCAGGCAGACCCAACCGGCCTTGGTGACAGGCCTTTTGGCGAGGACGAGGAGCCCGACGATGGCGGGCGGCGCGAAGCACAGGAAGAACAGGTCGGCGAAACTGGGGCTGGGCACGGGCCGCTCCAGCACGACCTCGTACCACCCCCAGACTCCGTTGCCCAGTGCCGCCATCGCCGAGGAGAGCGAGAACAGCAGCCAGGCGGGTCGAAAGCGGATACGGCGGCTTCGCGCGTAGAGGAAGCAGGAGACGGCAGCGGTACCGGCTGCCGCGCTGAGCCCGAAGTCGCCCATGACCAGGGCGAGTTGGGCGGACCCCCAGTCGAGCGCGGAACCGACGGCGTATCCCGCGCACACCAGGGCCAGGACGAGTTGCTGGACCAGGCTCCACCTGCCGCCGGTCGCCGGCGGGCGTGGCTGCCGCGCCCCGGGTGAAGTCCGGTCCCGGAGCGCCCCGTTGAGGGTGGTCGTCGGAGACGGTGGCGAACTCACCGGGCCCTCCCGGTCCGCGTCGCTCCCGGGTCCCGCGGGCCCCGGTGCGCTGGATGAGCGTGCCTGCGGCGGCTGTTGGGCCTGCGGTGGTGATGGCTGTGGTTGCTGTGATGTCCGCCGCGGCCGCCATGACCGGCGTGACCGCAGTGGTCGGCGTGGTGGCCGCGGCTGCGCGCGGCGGTGCGCCAGGGTCGCCGTCGGCGGCCCCGCCGCGTCGGATCGCTCGTCCATAGGCCGTGCATCGCCCGTCGCCCCCCTCACAGTCTGAAATGTCCATCCCCGGCGCCGAACGGTGCGCGGCGCAGCCCCTGCCGGGACGATACACCAGTCTCGTCACTCAGGGACATAGTTCCTCTACGCTCCGTAACGACCAGCGGAGATACGCGCACGCCCCGCTTCCGAAAGGTTGCGGAGGGTGCCGAAAGCGGATTACCGCCCTGTTGTGGTTAGTTCCCCGTTTCGCCTGTCGTAAGGATCACGTTCCGCAAGGGCTCCCGGTTCACGAACCGTCCCAACTGGTCGACGACCAGACGCTTCGCGCGCGGCAGGAACGCCGAGGTGGGCCCGCCGACATGGGGACTGATCAGCACGCCGGGCGCGTGCCACAACGGGTGCCCCTGGGGCAGCGGTTCGGGGTCGGTGACGTCCAACGCCGCGGTGATACGGCCGCTTTCGAGCTCCGCGAGCAGCGCCTTGGTGTCGACGACAGGACCGCGGGCCACGTTGACCAGCAGCGCACCGTCCTTCATCCGGGCCAGGAACTCGGCGTCTACGAGGTGACGGGTGGTCTCGTTCAGGGGCGTGGACAGGATGACGACGTCCGCTTCCGGGAGCAGGGCGGGCAGTTCGGCGAGTGGATGCACCGGCCCGCGCGCGGTGGCACGCGCGGAGCGCGCCACCCGCGCCACCCGCGCGAGCTCGAAGGGAGTGAGCCGGTCCTCGATCGCGGAACCGATGGCCCCGTAGCCGACGATGAGGACGGACCGGTCGGCGAGCGCCGGGTGGAAGTCCCCCTGCCAGTACTCCTGTTGCTGCGCCCGCACGAACCCCGGGATCCCGCGCAAGGAGGCGAGCGTCAGGGCCAGCGCGAGCTCGGCGGTGCTCGCCTCGTGCACTCCGCGCGCGTTGCAGAGCCGCACCCCCGGGACGATGGACGAGAGGCTCGCGGTCATGTCGTCGATGCCGGCGGTGAGCGTCTGGATGACCTGGAGATTCCGCATCTGCTCCAGGGGCCGCGTCTTCACGGGCTGACGCTTCATGTACGGCACTACGTAGAGGACGCAGTCCGCGGGGTCACCGGGGAACGCCTGATCGCCGTTCTCACCCCCGTCCCAGAACAGGTAGTCGGGGCCCTCGGGGAGCCCTTCGATCTCCTCCGGCGGGATGGGCAGCCATACGTCAACAGTCATGGTCAGGAGGCTATGTCAGGGCCACGCGCGCGTAGCGGCTAGGTTGGTGTGCCGGGAGAGAGAGGGTCACGAGCAGGTGGAGCGCAGGACGATCGGCGCGGGGGCGCTCGCGATGGGGGCCGTCGGACTCGGCTGCATGCCGATGCACTGGGCCTACAGCGGGTCGCGGCGGCGGGGCGACGAGTCGGTCAGGGCCGTGCACCGGGCGCTCGATCTGGGGGTGACGCTGCTGGACACCGCCGACATGTACGGCCCGTTCACCAACGAGCTGTTGTTGGGGCGGGTGTTGAAGGAGCGGCGCGCGGACGCGTTCGTGTCGACCAAGGTCGGCCTGCTCGTCGGCGAACAGCACATCGTGGCCAACGGCCGCCCCGGGTACGTCAGACGAGCGTGCGACGCCTCACTCCGCCGCCTCCAGACGGACGTGATCGACCTCTACCAACTCCACCGCGCCGATCCCGAGGTCCCCGTCGAGGAGACCTGGGGCGCGATGGCGGACCTCGTACAGGCCGGAAAAGTACGGGCGTTGGGCATGTGCGCGGTCGGCGCCCGCTCCGCCCGCCGCCCCGGGGCACGCCTCCATGACGGAACGATCCGCCAACTCCAGCGCGTACAACAGGTGTTCCCGGTCACGGCGGTACAGGCGGAGTTGTCGGTGTGGTCCCCGGAGGCCCTGGACGCGCTGCTGCCGTGGTGCACGGCACGCGGCGTCGGCTTCCTGGCCGCGATGCCCCTGGGCAACGGCTTCCTCACCGGCACCCTCACCCCGGGCGAGGGCTTCGAACCGGACGACGTACGCGCCCGCCACCCCCGCTTCACCGCCGAGATGACCGCCGCGAACCAGCCGATCGTGGCCGGCCTGCGCCGGGTGGCCCGCCGCCACGGTCCGGAGGTGACCCCGGCCCAGGTGGCCCTGGCGTGGGTGCTCGCGCAGGGGGCGCATGTGGTGGCGGTACCGGGCACGAAGCGGGAGCGGTGGGTGGCGGAGAACGCGGGGGCGGCGGGGTTGCGGTTGACGGCGGAGGATCTTGCGGAGGTGGCGGAGTTGCCGGGGGCGTTGGGGTCCTGGGATTGAGCGGGCGGGGGCTTCTCCGGCTTCGGGGCTGACCGCCGTACCGGTTCCGGAGCCTGGGACCGACCGGCGCCCCCGCTCTCCGCTCTCCGCTCTCCGAACCCGACGGCTCGATCGTGCGTCGGTGCGCGGTGATCGGGAACCCGGGCGGCGCGAGCGGTGTATGAAAAGTAGAACCAGCCGCAGGGCCCTGCCGTGAGCCCGCCGCGGGAACCCGCCGTACCCACTGGTGGGAACCCGCCCGTCGAAAGGACCTGATCGTGCAACGTCGAGTCGTGTCGGCCGCCCTGGCCGTGTCCGCACTCCTGCTGACGGCCGGCTGTTCCTCCGACGGGGGTGGATCTCCGGGCGACGGCAGGAGTACGTCGTCCGACAGCGGCGGTACGGCCACGGGGGCCTCGCCCTCCGCGCAGGCCGCCGAGCAGACCCCGCCGGCCAAGGGCACCGTGAAGGTGCTGCGCACCGTCACCGAGGGGCTGAAGACGCCCTGGGGCCTCGCGCCGCTGCCCGACGGGAACCTGCTCGTCTCGTCGCGCGACGACGGCACGATCACCCGGATCGACGAGAAGACCGGCAAGAAGACCGAGCTGGGCAAGGTGTCCGGGGTCTCCCCGGCCGGCGAGGGCGGCCTCCTCGGCATCGCGCTCTCCCCGGACTACGCCTCGGACCACATGATCTACGCGTACTTCACCTCGGCCTCGGACAACCGCATCGTCCGCGTCCTGTACGACGAGAAGAAGCCGGCCGGTGAGCGGCTGGGCGCGCCCGACACCATCTTCAAGGGCATCCCCAAGGGCTATATCCACAACGGCGGGCGCATCGCCTTCGGCCCGGACGGCATGCTGTACGCGGGCACGGGCGAGAGCGGTCAACGGGGCCTGGCCCAGGACAAGAAGTCCCTCGGCGGCAAGATCCTGCGGCTGACCCCGGAGGGCGACCCGGCGCCGGGCAACCCGTTCCCGAACTCGCCGGTTTACACGTACGGCCACCGCAATGTGCAGGGCCTCGCCTGGGACTCCGAACAGCGGCTGTTCGCCTCGGAGTTCGGCCAGGACACCTGGGACGAGCTGAACGCGATCACACCGGGCGACGACTACGGCTGGCCGAACGCGGAAGGCAAGGGCGACAACCCGAAGTACCACAACCCGATCACCCAGTGGCACACCGACGACGCCTCCCCCAGCGGCATCGCCTATGCCCAGGGCTCCATATGGATGGCCGGGCTCAAGGGCCAGCGCCTGTGGCGCATCCCCCTGAACGGCACGAAGACGTCCGCCGCCCCGCAAGCCTTCCTCACCGGCGAGTACGGCCGCCTGCGCACGGTGGTCTCGGCCGGCGACGACAAGCTGTGGCTCGTCACCAGCAACACGGACGGCCGGGGCACGCCTAAGCCGGGCGACGACCGGATTCTGGAGATCCAGGTGACGTAGGTCCGGGTGGGGCGGAAGCGGGCGAGGTGGGTCCTGGTGACGGGGCGGAACCGGGCGACGGAGCGGACCTGGGCGATGCAGGGCCAGGCGACGGAGCGGACCTGTGCGACGCAGGGCCAGGCGACGGCACGGACCCGAGCGACGCAGGGTCCGGTGGCTCAGGCCCAGGTGATGGAGCGGATCTGGGCGACGCGGGCGCCAGCGCTACATACCCCGGGCGACGGCGCGGTCTCGGGGGCGGGAGCGGCCTAGGACTCTGACTCCGGAGCCGGCTCGGACACCGGGCCAGGATCGGGAGCGGCCTCGGGCTCCGGAGCGGCCTCGGGCTCCGGAGCGGCCTCGGGCTCCGGAGCGGCCTCGGGCTCCGGAGCGGACCTGGAAGCTGACTCGGGATCGTGACGGGGCTCTGGGGCGGCGCCAGGACCGGACTCGGCACCAGCATCAGGGCCAGGATCGGTGCCGGCACCAGGGTCAGATTCGGCACCGGAACCGGACGCGCTCCCCGACTCGGCTTCCGCCCCCGGTTCCCGCAGCCGCACCACAACCCTGCCGGACTCCAGGTCTATCGGTCCGCGCCCGGGGTCTCCGTCCGCGACGTCGACCCTGGTCAGCTCAAGCCGGTTGGCCTCGTCCTGGGTGTGTTTGCGGCCCGGTGAGAACAACTCCTCGAACATGTTGAACACGGCGCCTCCCCTGTGCCGGTCCCCTACAGCGTACGACTCATCGCGCGGAGCGCGCGGTGAGCGGGTGGGGAGGGTGGAGAGGGAACAGCTCCAGCCGGTGGGCGACGGCCGCCGCCTCTCCCCGGCCCGAGACGCCGAGCTTGCCGAGGATGTTCGAGACGTGGACGCTCGCGGTCTTCGGGGAGATGAAGAGTTCCTCAGCGATCTGCCGGTTGGTGCGGCCGGCGGAGACCAGCCGCAGGACGTCCCGCTCGCGGCTGGTGAGGCCGAGCGCCTCGACCGGGTCGGCGGGATCGGCAGAGACCCCTCGCCGCTCCGGGGCCTTCGTGAGGGTCAGCCGGGCCCGCTGGGCGAGCAGCGCGACGGAGTCGGTGAGGGGGCGGGCGCCGAGGTGGTCGGCTACGGCTGCTGACAGGCGAAGGAGTTCCGTCGCGCGGTCCCGCTCGTCGTCACCCCCGTCGGGGGCGGACAGCAGCGCTTCGGCGAGGCGGTGCCGGACGCGGGCGAGGTCGTAGGGGCGGTCGAGGCATTCGAACGCGGAGACCGCCTCGGACCAGTCGTCCGGGGTGGAGTGGCCCTCGGCGTGCAGGAGTTCGGCGCGGAGCCAGCGTTCGTGGGCCTGCCAGACGGGGACGTGGGTGGGGACAGGCTTGGCGGCCTTCCGGATGCGTTCGAGGATCTCGGGGCGGCCGGGGTCGGCGACGGGCAGGCCAACGGCCTGGGTCTCGGCGACGGCCGCGGTGACCAGCAAGGGCCAGACCTCGAAGTACGTGCCGGGGAGGAAATCGGAGTCCAGGACGAGTTCGAGGGTGGCTCGGGCGTCGAGGAGGCGGCCTTCGGCGGTGGCGATCTGGAGTTCGATCCGCTCCAGGGGCAGATGGTGCTGAGGGGCGACGTCATGGGTGCCGAAGTGCTGGCGGGCGGCGGCCAGTTGACGGCGAGCCTCGGACAGGTCGCCGCGGGCGAGCGCGAGTTCGGCGCGGAGGCGGGCGTGGAAGCCGCGCGGTTTGGCGCTCTGGTCCACGCGCTCCGACTTGGTCGCGGCCTCGGCGGCCTCGTCCCAACGGCCCAGGGAGAACAGGGATTCGGCGAGGTTTCCCCAGATCCAGGCCTCTTTGTCGAACTGCCCGAACTTCCTGGCGAAGGCGAGCCCCGTCTCCAGGATGGGCACGGCCTCGCGGGAGCGGCCGACGGTCTGGAGGGAGGAGGGAAGGTTCACATAGCTGCGGCCGGCGACGACGGAGATGCCTTCGGCGACCGTGCGTTCGTTCACCTCGACCAGTTCGGCGAGGCCTCCCTCGACGTCGCCGGAGGCGACCATGAGGCCGGCCAGGGTGAGGCGGGCGTCCATCTCGATCTCGCGGGCGCCGACCATGCGCGCGTACTCGACCGCGCGCTCGGCGGCCACATAGGCGTCGGGTCCCGGGACATGGACCATGGACCAGCCGGCGACCTTGGCGAGGACCTCCGCGTGTACCTCGGAGGGCGGCAGTCCGCGGACCAGCTCCTGCGCGGCGGCGAGTTCCGGCCAGCCGTCGCCGCGGGCCTGGGACCGGACGAGGACGGAGCGCTGCACCCAGAACCAGGCGGCCCGCAGCGGGTCGCCCTCGTCCTCCAGGAGGTGCAGGGCCCGCTTGGTGATCTTCAGGGCACGCTCGCGCTCCCCGCTGAGCCGGCCGGCGACGGCGGCCTCCGCCATCAGGTCGAGGTAGCGCAGGGGCGTGGTCTCCGGGTCGCAGCCGCAGGGCGGGTACACCTCGGTGTAGTCCACGGGGCGCAGGCCCGCGCGTACGGCGTCGGGGACGGTGTCCCAAAGCTCCATCGCCCGCTCCAGGAGCCGAAGTTGCTCGGAGTGGGCGTGTCGGCCGCGGGCGGCCACGGAGGCGTCCAGGACGGCGGGGAGGGCCTTGGCGGCGTCGTGGGCGTGGTACCAGTAGCTCGCGAGGCGCATGACGCGCTGGTCGGCCGGGACGAGCGTCGGGTCGGCCTCCAGGACCTCGGCGTAGCGGCGGTTGATGCGGGAGCGCTCGCCGGGCAGCAGGTCGTCGCCGACGGCCTCGCGGACCAGGGAGTGGCGGAAGCGGTAGCCGTCGTCACCGGGCGCCGCCTGGAGGATGTTGGCGCCGACGGCGGCCCGCAGCGCCTCGATGAGGTCGTCCTCGGCGAGCCGGGCGACGGCGGCGAGCAGCCGGTACTCGACGGTGGAGCCGCCCTCGGCGACGATCCGGGCGACCCGCTGGGCGCTCTCGGGCAGCGACTCGACGCGGACGAGGAGCAGGTCGCGCAGCGAGTCGGTGAGGTCACTGCGGCAGCCGTCGTGGGCGGCGACGGCGAGTTCCTCGACGAAGAAGGCGTTGCCGTCGGAGCGTTCGAAGATCTCGTCGACCTGGGCAGGGTCGGGTTCGGCCGCGTGGATGCCGGCGATCTGGCGGCCCACCTCCTGCCGGTTGAAGCGGCCCAGTTCGATCCGGCGGACCGTGCGGAGCCGGTCGAGTTCGGCGAGCAGGGGGCGCAGCGGGTGGCGGCGGTGGATGTCGTCGGCGCGGTAGGTGGCGAGGACGACGAGGCGGCCGGTGCGCAGGGTGCGGAAGAGGTAGGCGAGGAGGTGGCGGGTGGAGGCGTCGGCCCAGTGCAGGTCCTCGAGGGCGACGACGACCGTGCGGTCGGCGGCGACGCGCTCCAGGAGGCGCGCGGTGAGTTCGAAGAGGCGGGCCATGCCCTCCTCGTCGTGTCGGCCGGCCCGCTGGAAGGTGGCCGCTTCCGCCAACTCCGGGAGCAGCCGGGCGAGTTCCTCCTCCTGGCCGGCGGCCGCGGCGGACAGCTCGTCGGGCAGTTCGCGGCGCAGCGCGCGCAGGGCGGTGGAGAACGGGGCGAAGGGCAGGCCGTCCGCGCCGATCTCGACACAGCCGCCGAGCGCGACGACGGCACCCCGGCGGCAGGCGGCGGTGGCGAACTCCTCGACCAGCCGGGTCTTGCCGACGCCGGCCTCGCCGCCCAGCAGCAACGCCTGCGGCTCGCCCGCGGCGGCGCGGGCGAGCGCATCGTTCAGCGTGTCCAGTTCGTCGGCGCGGCCGACGAAGACCGGACTGACGGACCTGGTCTCCACGCTTGCGAGCATGTCACGCGGGTCTGACAACGCGGCACCGGTTTTCGGGAGGGCGGCCGCGGGGAGCAGCGCCCCGCGAGCCTGCCGGGCGGGCGCCGTACGGCCGTCCTCCCGGGCCCGGACGGTCACGACGCACGGGCGAACAGGTGCCTGCGGGGGCGCTGGCTATGCACCTCCCCCTCGGCGGCCTGGCGGGCCTGCTCGCGGCGGGCGGCACGGGCGCCCCGCACGGCCTCGCGGGCCAGTCGCTCGTTGGCGGCCTGCCGGCGCAGTTCGGCGGAACGGATCTGGTGGAGTTCGAACTCGTACATCTCAAGTCCCTTGATGGAGGCGGTTCTTCGGCTTCGCTTGTTGCGATGCCTCAACCTTCGTCTCCAAGGGGGGTCCGCCACATCGGGAGAGTTCCGCATCTTCCGAGGCCGGGTGGGCCTTAGACATGCGTAAGGGGTCTTAGGGCCTCCGTAAGGTGCTTACGGAGGCCCTAAGACCCCTGATTACGTGCGGTGGCGTGAGCCGGCCGTCAGGTGGCCGACGGCAGGCTGAGCAGCAGGTCGGTGTACTTCAGGACGGCCAGGAGCAGTCCTACGACACCGAGCGCGACGCCCGCCCAGGCGACCGACTTGATCCAGGTGGCCTGCGGCTTGCCCGGAGTGCCGAACGCGG from Streptomyces sp. NBC_01288 carries:
- a CDS encoding 2-hydroxyacid dehydrogenase, with amino-acid sequence MTVDVWLPIPPEEIEGLPEGPDYLFWDGGENGDQAFPGDPADCVLYVVPYMKRQPVKTRPLEQMRNLQVIQTLTAGIDDMTASLSSIVPGVRLCNARGVHEASTAELALALTLASLRGIPGFVRAQQQEYWQGDFHPALADRSVLIVGYGAIGSAIEDRLTPFELARVARVARSARATARGPVHPLAELPALLPEADVVILSTPLNETTRHLVDAEFLARMKDGALLVNVARGPVVDTKALLAELESGRITAALDVTDPEPLPQGHPLWHAPGVLISPHVGGPTSAFLPRAKRLVVDQLGRFVNREPLRNVILTTGETGN
- a CDS encoding aldo/keto reductase, whose protein sequence is MERRTIGAGALAMGAVGLGCMPMHWAYSGSRRRGDESVRAVHRALDLGVTLLDTADMYGPFTNELLLGRVLKERRADAFVSTKVGLLVGEQHIVANGRPGYVRRACDASLRRLQTDVIDLYQLHRADPEVPVEETWGAMADLVQAGKVRALGMCAVGARSARRPGARLHDGTIRQLQRVQQVFPVTAVQAELSVWSPEALDALLPWCTARGVGFLAAMPLGNGFLTGTLTPGEGFEPDDVRARHPRFTAEMTAANQPIVAGLRRVARRHGPEVTPAQVALAWVLAQGAHVVAVPGTKRERWVAENAGAAGLRLTAEDLAEVAELPGALGSWD
- a CDS encoding PQQ-dependent sugar dehydrogenase yields the protein MSAALAVSALLLTAGCSSDGGGSPGDGRSTSSDSGGTATGASPSAQAAEQTPPAKGTVKVLRTVTEGLKTPWGLAPLPDGNLLVSSRDDGTITRIDEKTGKKTELGKVSGVSPAGEGGLLGIALSPDYASDHMIYAYFTSASDNRIVRVLYDEKKPAGERLGAPDTIFKGIPKGYIHNGGRIAFGPDGMLYAGTGESGQRGLAQDKKSLGGKILRLTPEGDPAPGNPFPNSPVYTYGHRNVQGLAWDSEQRLFASEFGQDTWDELNAITPGDDYGWPNAEGKGDNPKYHNPITQWHTDDASPSGIAYAQGSIWMAGLKGQRLWRIPLNGTKTSAAPQAFLTGEYGRLRTVVSAGDDKLWLVTSNTDGRGTPKPGDDRILEIQVT
- a CDS encoding DUF6191 domain-containing protein — its product is MFEELFSPGRKHTQDEANRLELTRVDVADGDPGRGPIDLESGRVVVRLREPGAEAESGSASGSGAESDPGAGTDPGPDAGAESGPGAAPEPRHDPESASRSAPEPEAAPEPEAAPEPEAAPEPEAAPDPGPVSEPAPESES
- a CDS encoding helix-turn-helix transcriptional regulator, giving the protein MLASVETRSVSPVFVGRADELDTLNDALARAAAGEPQALLLGGEAGVGKTRLVEEFATAACRRGAVVALGGCVEIGADGLPFAPFSTALRALRRELPDELSAAAAGQEEELARLLPELAEAATFQRAGRHDEEGMARLFELTARLLERVAADRTVVVALEDLHWADASTRHLLAYLFRTLRTGRLVVLATYRADDIHRRHPLRPLLAELDRLRTVRRIELGRFNRQEVGRQIAGIHAAEPDPAQVDEIFERSDGNAFFVEELAVAAHDGCRSDLTDSLRDLLLVRVESLPESAQRVARIVAEGGSTVEYRLLAAVARLAEDDLIEALRAAVGANILQAAPGDDGYRFRHSLVREAVGDDLLPGERSRINRRYAEVLEADPTLVPADQRVMRLASYWYHAHDAAKALPAVLDASVAARGRHAHSEQLRLLERAMELWDTVPDAVRAGLRPVDYTEVYPPCGCDPETTPLRYLDLMAEAAVAGRLSGERERALKITKRALHLLEDEGDPLRAAWFWVQRSVLVRSQARGDGWPELAAAQELVRGLPPSEVHAEVLAKVAGWSMVHVPGPDAYVAAERAVEYARMVGAREIEMDARLTLAGLMVASGDVEGGLAELVEVNERTVAEGISVVAGRSYVNLPSSLQTVGRSREAVPILETGLAFARKFGQFDKEAWIWGNLAESLFSLGRWDEAAEAATKSERVDQSAKPRGFHARLRAELALARGDLSEARRQLAAARQHFGTHDVAPQHHLPLERIELQIATAEGRLLDARATLELVLDSDFLPGTYFEVWPLLVTAAVAETQAVGLPVADPGRPEILERIRKAAKPVPTHVPVWQAHERWLRAELLHAEGHSTPDDWSEAVSAFECLDRPYDLARVRHRLAEALLSAPDGGDDERDRATELLRLSAAVADHLGARPLTDSVALLAQRARLTLTKAPERRGVSADPADPVEALGLTSRERDVLRLVSAGRTNRQIAEELFISPKTASVHVSNILGKLGVSGRGEAAAVAHRLELFPLHPPHPLTARSAR